One segment of Panicum virgatum strain AP13 chromosome 1K, P.virgatum_v5, whole genome shotgun sequence DNA contains the following:
- the LOC120695959 gene encoding cysteine-rich receptor-like protein kinase 6: MADRHLLLLLSVAIVARLAPNAAGEPWPACGDTGSFAAGSSYLASLQSIAATLPGNASASPDLFATAADVGAIPEQVSALALCRGDADARSCRSCLAQAFRALPDACAGSKDATIFYDTCTLHYSNIHFLTDDSSWPNPSLLEKNSISVTSEPARFNLVVAALLNATADYAANNSSRRYAAGEAGFNREYPKVYSMAQCTPDLTPARCRSCLADIIAGSIGFFASLSAIGGRTLAIRCTFRYETAPFISGPLMVSLGGTPAPAPAPRVNVTPAAARGRKYSVPAMVPLVLLPILAAINLVACLCLWRRRRRPVTEGKQTYESYSTGAEGMESLESMLMDISALRSATGDFAESNKLGEGGFGAVYKGTLPDGSEIAVKRLSDSSTQGGEELKNELDLVAKLKHKNLVSLVGVCLEQQERLLVYEFVPNRSLDLILFDTVKREQLDWEKRYRIINGIARGLQYLHEDSHPRVVHRDLKASNILLDANMNPKISDFGLARIFGRDQTQGVTSNVVGTHGYMAPEYVMRGNYSVKSDVFSFGVMVLEILTGRKNEGSSNSRHQSQGLMAMIWEHWTAGRVAEIIDPAMNGVFSEDDARKCVQIGLLCVQGNPVDRPVMSSVVMMLGSDTVSLQVPSKPEFFGRNGGAKPGIIASHAALTVSVQDES, from the exons ATGGCGGAccgtcacctcctcctcctcctgtccgTGGCCATCGTCGCCCGCCTCGCACCCAACGCTGCAGGGGAACCGTGGCCAGCGTGCGGCGACACCGGCAGCTTCGCGGCCGGAAGCAGCTACCTCGCCAGCCTCCAATCCATCGCCGCCACCCTGCCCGGCAacgcctccgcgtcgccggaCCTCTTCGCCACCGCCGCGGACGTCGGCGCCATCCCGGAGCAGGTCTCGGCCCTCGCCCTCTGCCgcggcgacgccgacgccagGTCCTGCCGTAGCTGCCTCGCCCAGGCCTTCCGCGCCCTCCCGGACGCCTGCGCCGGCAGCAAGGACGCCACCATCTTCTACGACACCTGCACGCTCCACTACTCCAACATCCACTTCCTCACCGACGACAGCTCCTGGCCGAACCCGTCTCTGCTGGAAAAGAACAGCATCAGCGTCACGTCGGAGCCGGCCAGGTTCAacctcgtcgtcgccgcgcTCCTGAACGCCACGGCCGACTACGCCGCCAACAACTCCTCGCGGCGGTACGCCGCCGGGGAGGCCGGCTTCAACCGCGAGTACCCCAAGGTGTACAGCATGGCGCAGTGCACGCCGGACCTGACGCCGGCGAGGTGCCGGAGCTGCCTCGCCGACATCATCGCGGGGAGTATTGGTTTCTTTGCGAGCTTATCCGCCATCGGGGGCAGGACGCTCGCGATCAGGTGCACCTTCCGGTACGAAACGGCACCCTTCATCAGTGGGCCGCTCATGGTGTCGCTAGGAGGAACACCGGCGcctgcgccggcgccgagggTTAAtgtgacgccggcggcggccagag GGCGAAAGTACAGCGTGCCTGCCATGGTTCCTCTGGTTTTGCTGCCTATTTTAGCAGCCATAAACCTTGTGGCTTGCCTGTGTCtctggaggaggcggaggcgtccAGTGACAGAAGGAAAACAGACAT ATGAAAGTTATTCAACTGGAGCAGAGGGCATGGAGAGCCTAGAGTCCATGCTCATGGACATATCTGCCTTACGATCTGCGACTGGGGATTTCGCAGAAAGCAACAAGCTTGGAGAAGGAGGATTTGGTGCCGTGTACAAG GGTACTCTACCAGACGGGTCTGAAATTGCAGTGAAGAGACTGTCAGACTCCTCAACGCAAGGAGGGGAAGAGCTGAAGAATGAGCTCGATTTGGTTGCCAAGCTTAAGCACAAGAATCTCGTCAGCCTCGTGGGTGTCTGCTTGGAGCAACAGGAGAGGCTGCTCGTCTACGAGTTCGTTCCTAACAGGAGCCTCGACCTCATACTTTTCG ACACCGTCAAACGTGAACAACTTGACTGGGAAAAGAGGTACAGGATCATCAATGGGATCGCCCGCGGCCTACAGTACCTCCACGAAGATTCTCATCCCAGAGTGGTGCATcgggatctcaaggcgagcaacaTTTTGCTGGACGCCAACATGAACCCCAAGATTTCAGACTTCGGCCTCGCGAGGATCTTCGGTCGAGACCAGACGCAGGGCGTCACCAGCAATGTCGTCGGCACACA CGGATACATGGCGCCCGAGTACGTGATGCGTGGGAATTACTCTGTCAAATCAGATGTGTTCAGCTTCGGCGTCATGGTCCTTGAGATCCTAACCGGGAGGAAGAACGAAGGCAGCTCCAACTCTCGGCATCAATCTCAAGGTTTAATGGCCATG ATATGGGAACATTGGACGGCCGGAAGAGTGGCGGAGATCATTGACCCGGCCATGAACGGCGTCTTCTCGGAGGACGATGCGCGGAAGTGCGTCCAGATAGGGCTCCTGTGCGTGCAGGGAAACCCGGTGGATCGGCCGGTGATGTCATCGGTGGTCATGATGCTAGGGAGCGACACGGTCTCCCTACAGGTCCCCTCCAAGCCGGAGTTCTTCGGCCGCAATGGTGGCGCCAAACCCGGCATTATCGCGTCTCATGCGGCGTTAACTGTGTCAGTGCAGGACGAGTCTTAG
- the LOC120695947 gene encoding cysteine-rich receptor-like protein kinase 6, producing the protein MRHGVVTAASVDLSKKDSSIRSCCCSTTQRVMAKHLILAAFLAAVALLASGAAGQDYPRLACDYTAGNFTAGSRYLANIGIVGAALPKNASASPDLFAAAAAGAAPDKVWALALCRGDANATYCLGCLVQASRDLPNACAYNRDAAIYYDQCMLGYSAAGFPAAAAADSAGTTYESPSYEDIALEESPRFNRFRALLMSATADYAAYNSTRRRYAAGEVDMDLPDFPKLYSWAQCTPTPDLTPARCWRCLAGAVSRLSLLYTNSSVGMVLGVRCSIRYQTDPFMDGPVMVRQAAAHSPNSAAPSSGALAPAPAPAPPAAVPAGGAGRKYSVPGLVLIAVLPVLAAMNLITLLCFWRRRSPTKTKQSGPDYNNEAEGMEIVDTMLIDLSTLRAATGDFAEGNKLGEGEFGAVYKGVLPDGDEIAVKRMSKSLSQGVDELANELAVVAKLKHKNLVSLVGVCLEQQERLLVFEFVPNRSLDLVIFDTEKRKRLDWGKRYNIIDGIARGLQYLHEDSQLKVVHRDLKASNILLDSNMSPKISDFGLARIFSREQTHAVTNHLVGTYGYMAPEYRMRGHYSVKSDVFSFGVLVLEIVTGRSNNCCSDSQRSEDLLTWMWEHWMAGTALEMVDPALNGSFSEDEVRRCIHIGLLCVQENPGDRPVMASVVMTLGSDTVSLQAPAKPASFASYGGAKPGAASV; encoded by the exons ATGCGGCACGGCGTGGTGACAGCAGCATCCGTagatctttcaaaaaaagacAGCAGCATCCGTAGTTGTTGTTGTTCAACAACACAACGCGTCATGGCGAAGCATCTCATCCTCGCCGcgttcctcgccgccgtggccctgcTCGCGTCCGGCGCCGCCGGTCAGGACTACCCTCGGCTAGCGTGCGACTACACGGCCGGTAACTTCACGGCCGGCAGCAGGTACCTCGCCAACATTGGCATCGTCGGCGCCGCCCTGCCCAAGAacgcctccgcgtcgccggacctcttcgccgccgccgcggccggcgccgccccggaCAAGGTCTGGGCGCTCGCGCTCTGCCGCGGCGACGCGAACGCCACCTACTGCCTCGGCTGCCTCGTCCAGGCGTCCCGCGACCTGCCCAACGCGTGCGCCTACAACAGGGACGCCGCCATCTACTACGACCAGTGCATGCTCGGCTACTCCGCCGCCGGCttccccgcagccgccgccgccgactccgcCGGCACCACCTACGAGTCCCCCAGCTACGAGGACATCGCGCTGGAGGAGAGCCCGCGGTTCAACCGCTTCCGGGCCCTGCTCATGAGCGCCACCGCCGACTACGCTGCGTACAACTCCACGCGGCGGCGCTacgcggccggcgaggtcgaCATGGACCTGCCGGACTTCCCCAAGCTGTACAGCTGGGCGCAGTGCACGCCGACGCCGGACCTCACGCCGGCGCGGTGCTGGCGGTGCCTGGCCGGGGCAGTATCGCGGCTGTCCCTGCTGTACACCAACAGTAGCGTGGGCATGGTTCTTGGGGTCAGATGCAGCATCCGGTATCAGACGGACCCTTTTATGGACGGTCCGGTGATGGTCCGGCAAGCGGCAGCACACTCACCGAATTCTGCCGCACCAAGCTCTGGAGCGCtagcacccgcacccgcacccgcaccaccggcggcggtgccggccGGCGGAGCAG GGAGAAAGTACAGTGTTCCTGGATTGGTTCTTATTGCTGTGCTGCCGGTTCTAGCAGCCATGAACCTCATCACTCTCCTGTGTttctggaggaggaggagtccaacaaaaacaaagcaaTCGG GTCCGGATTACAACAACGAAGCAGAGGGCATGGAGATTGTAGACACGATGTTAATAGACCTATCTACCTTGCGAGCTGCAACTGGGGATTTTGCAGAAGGCAACAAGCTTGGTGAGGGTGAATTTGGTGCGGTGTATAAG GGTGTTCTCCCGGACGGTGACGAAATAGCAGTGAAGAGGATGTCCAAGAGCTTATCACAGGGAGTAGACGAGCTGGCGAATGAGCTCGCTGTGGTTGCCAAGCTTAAGCACAAGAATCTCGTCAGCCTTGTTGGCGTCTGCTTAGAGCAACAGGAGAGGCTGCTCGTCTTCGAGTTCGTTCCTAACAGGAGCCTCGACCTCGTCATTTTCG ACACCGAGAAACGCAAGCGCCTGGACTGGGGAAAGAGGTACAATATTATCGACGGCATCGCTCGTGGCCTCCAATACCTCCACGAAGACTCCCAGCTCAAAGTTGTCCACCgtgatctcaaggcgagcaacaTCTTGCTAGACAGCAACATGAGCCCCAAGATATCAGACTTTGGCCTGGCGAGAATTTTCAGTAGAGAGCAAACCCATGCTGTCACAAACCATCTCGTCGGCACATA CGGATACATGGCGCCGGAGTACCGAATGCGCGGGCACTACTCTGTCAAGTCAGACGTGTTCAGCTTCGGCGTCCTGGTCCTCGAGATCGTGACGGGAAGAAGCAACAACTGCTGCTCCGACTCACAGCGGTCTGAAGATCTCTTGACTTGG ATGTGGGAGCACTGGATGGCCGGGACAGCGCTGGAGATGGTAGATCCGGCCCTGAATGGCAGCTTCTCGGAAGACGAGGTACGGAGATGCATCCACATTGGGCTGCTCTGCGTGCAGGAGAACCCGGGCGACCGGCCGGTGATGGCGTCGGTGGTGATGACGCTTGGCAGCGATACGGTATCCCTCCAGGCGCCCGCCAAGCCCGCGTCCTTCGCCAGCTACGGGGGTGCCAAACCCGGCGCCGCGTCAGTGTAA